The Pecten maximus chromosome 12, xPecMax1.1, whole genome shotgun sequence genome includes a region encoding these proteins:
- the LOC117339493 gene encoding retinol dehydrogenase 12-like, translated as MLMRRFIAGGVCLSNKRLDGKTVIITGCNTGIGLETAKELSARGARVIMACRDLDRATKASNIVKKFSGSSDVTVERLDLASLESVRKFAKGINDNEDRVDILINNAGVMMCPKWQSEDGYEMQFAVNHLGHFLLTNLLLDKIKMSAPSRIINVSSKLHSRGKISFDDVNSDQNYSSLYAYAQSKLANVLFTKELATRLKGTSVTTNSLHPGVINTELKRHVEAWVTPILLLCLSPVIVFLKTPLQGAQTTLHCALDERLDNVSGKYFSECAEKQPSKAALNVDDAKRLWQLSEEMVAKASQ; from the exons ATGCTGATGCGACGTTTCATAGCGGGTGGTGTGTGTCTCTCCAACAAACGTCTGGATGGGAAGACTGTCATCATCACTGGCTGTAACACGGGCATTGGTCTGGAGACAGCCAAGGAGTTGTCTGCTCGAG GTGCCCGAGTGATCATGGCCTGTCGTGACCTTGATAGAGCCACGAAAGCGTCCAATATCGTAAAAAAGTTCTCCGGAAGCAGTGACGTCACCGTAGAGCGACTAGACCTTGCCTCACTCGAGTCGGTGAGGAAGTTTGCGAAGGGAATCAACGATAATGAAGACAGAGTTGATATTCTCATCAACAATGCCG GTGTGATGATGTGCCCTAAATGGCAGTCCGAGGATGGGTATGAGATGCAGTTTGCTGTGAACCACCTCGGACATTTTTTGTTGACTAATCTGTTATTGGACAAAATTAAGATGTCTGCTCCGTCCAGGATCATCAACGTCTCGTCAAAGTTACATTCAA gAGGGAAAATAAGCTTTGATGACGTGAATAGTGACCAAAACTACTCATCTTTATATGCCTATGCACAGAGCAAGCTGGCTAATGTACTTTTTACAAAGGAACTTGCAACACGTCTGAAAG GTACAAGTGTGACGACAAATTCACTCCACCCAGGAGTTATCAACACAGAGTTGAAGAGACATGTGGAGGCTTGGGTAACGCCCATACTGCTTTTGTGTTTAAGTCCGGTTATAGTTTTCCTGAAGACACCATTACAAGGGGCTCAGACAACTTTACACTGCGCTCTAGATGAACGACTGGACAATGTTTCTGGCAAATACTTCAG CGAATGTGCGGAAAAGCAACCCTCAAAGGCAGCATTAAATGTGGACGACGCAAAACGACTGTGGCAGCTTTCAGAGGAAATGGTGGCAAAAGCAAGTCAATGA
- the LOC117339492 gene encoding retinol dehydrogenase 12-like: MDSHVIEAASVIISDNHWLITSVVGSVLAFILLRRIVAGGVCVSNKRLDGKTVIITGCNTGIGLETAKELSARGARVIMACRDMAKANKASDIVKKFSGNTDVSVQRLDLASLDSVRKFADTINDNEERVDILINNAGLMLFSRLESDDGYEMQFAVNHLGHFLLTYLLLSKIKKSAPARIINVSSNAHSKGKINFDDINSKKDYSILTAYPQSKLANILFTKELSRRLHGTGVTTYTLHPGVINTEISRYVKAWMTPPLFLFMRPFFIFLKTPVQGAQTTLHCALDENLDNVSGKYFSDCVQKQPSKAALDMENAERLWRISEEMVASTVR, translated from the exons ATGGATTCCCACGTAATAGAAGCTGCTTCAGTTATTATCTCGGATAACCACTGGCTTATTACGTCTGTTGTTGGATCAG TTCTTGCCTTCATCCTACTGCGACGAATCGTGGCGGGTGGTGTTTGTGTCTCAAACAAACGTCTGGATGGGAAGACTGTCATCATCACTGGCTGTAACACGGGCATTGGTCTGGAGACAGCCAAGGAGTTGTCTGCTAGAG GCGCTCGGGTGATAATGGCATGTCGCGATATGGCAAAAGCCAACAAAGCATCGGACATCGTGAAAAAGTTCTCGGGAAACACTGATGTCAGCGTACAACGACTAGATCTGGCTTCACTGGATTCTGTGAGGAAATTCGCAGATACAATTAACGACAATGAGGAAAGAGTTGATATTCTCATCAACAATGCTG GATTGATGTTGTTCTCAAGGTTGGAATCTGACGATGGATATGAAATGCAGTTTGCAGTGAACCACCTCGGGCATTTCTTGTTGACTTATCTTTTATTAAGCAAAATCAAGAAATCCGCTCCTGCGAGAATCATCAACGTCTCATCGAATGCACACTCCA AAGGGAAGATCAACTTTGATGATATCAACAGCAAGAAGGATTATTCCATTTTAACTGCCTACCCTCAGAGCAAACTGGCCAACATACTTTTCACTAAAGAACTCAGCAGGCGTCTTCATG GTACAGGTGTGACAACATACACACTCCACCCCGGAGTAATCAACACGGAAATATCGAGATACGTGAAGGCCTGGATGACACCCCCTCTGTTTCTGTTTATGCGTCCATTTTTTATCTTCTTGAAGACACCAGTACAAGGTGCCCAAACAACTCTGCACTGCGCTTTAGATGAAAACTTAGATAATGTTTCTGGAAAATACTTCAG TGACTGTGTACAAAAACAGCCGTCCAAGGCAGCATTGGATATGGAGAATGCTGAACGACTGTGGCGGATCTCGGAGGAAATGGTGGCCAGTACAGTAAGATAA